The Syngnathoides biaculeatus isolate LvHL_M chromosome 6, ASM1980259v1, whole genome shotgun sequence genome has a window encoding:
- the kbtbd4 gene encoding kelch repeat and BTB domain-containing protein 4 isoform X1: MLKWVKSGEMESSEEGGLSVGGEENYFQGYTFTDRSHSSRVVKSIMDLCLEDGLFADVTIAVDGKEFHLHRLVLSAQSSFFRSMFTSNLKESRNRCIELKDVSAAVFQLLVDYIYHGTIKLRVEELQDTYEMADMYQLTALFEECSRFLSRTVEVKNCLQVMWLADRHSDQELYTSAKHCAKIHLAQLHLTEEFLNLPLCLLLDIIKDGVPTSQNPTVAIESWINHNRVEREEFACILQENLKEIGENVHIYLIGKEDTRTHSLAVSLHCDEDDAISVSGQNSLCHQITAACKHGGDLYVVGGSIPRRMWKCNMHTMDWERCAPLPRDRLHHTMVSVPGEDAIYSLGGKTLQDTLSYAVIFYTVKDNMWTETSQLDMAVSGAAGVNLGGTIYLLGGEENDMDFFTKPSRLIQCFDTASQSCHIKPYMLPFAGWMHAAVHMDVIFIVAEGDSLVCYNPLLESFTRLRFPEAWSCVPSLWKVASCNGCIYVFRDKCKKGDAKTLKLNPATSVVSVIRGLKILLTNWQFVLA, from the exons ATGCTCAAGTGGGTGAAG TCTGGCGAAATGGAGTCCAGTGAGGAGGGGGGTCTCAGTGTTGGAGGAGAGGAGAACTACTTCCAGGGCTATACCTTCACAGACCGCTCTCACTCCAGTCGGGTGGTGAAAAGTATCATGGACCTGTGCCTGGAAGATGGCCTATTTGCCGACGTCACCATTGCAGTGGACggcaaagaattccacctacaccGACTTGTGCTGTCGGCACAGAGCAGTTTCTTCCGCTCCATGTTCACCTCCAACCTGAAAGAGTCCCGTAACCGCTGTATTGAACTGAAGGATGTAAGCGCCGCGGTCTTCCAGCTGCTGGTTGACTACATTTATCATGGCACCATTAAACTGAGGGTGGAGGAGCTGCAGGACACCTACGAGATGGCAGATATGTACCAGTTAACGGCTCTCTTTGAGGAATGTTCTCGCTTTCTTTCACGGACCGTGGAGGTCAAGAATTGTCTCCAG GTGATGTGGCTTGCAGACAGGCACAGTGACCAGGAGTTGTACACGTCTGCCAAACACTGTGCTAAAATCCACTTGGCCCAACTTCATCTGACCGAGGAATTCCTCAACCTGCCGCTCTGTCTGCTCTTAGACATCATCAAAG atGGAGTTCCAACCTCCCAGAATCCAACTGTGGCTATTGAGTCATGGATAAATCACAACAGGGTGGAGAGAGAGGAGTTTGCATGCATCCTCCAGGAAAATCTCAAG GAAATCGGTGAGAACGTCCACATTTACCTGATCGGTAAAGAGGACACGAGGACTCACTCCCTCGCCGTGTCACTTCACTGCGACGAGGACGACGCCATCAGCGTTAGTGGCCAGAACAGCCTCTGCCACCAAATCACCGCCGCTTGTAAGCACGGCGGCGACCTCTACGTGGTGGGCGGCTCCATCCCCCGGCGCATGTGGAAATGCAACATGCACACCATGGACTGGGAGCGCTGCGCGCCGCTGCCCAGGGACCGCCTCCACCACACCATGGTGTCGGTGCCCGGCGAGGATGCCATCTACTCTCTCGGCGGGAAGACACTGCAGGACACGCTCTCCTACGCCGTCATCTTCTACACGGTAAAAGACAATATGTGGACGGAGACCAGCCAGCTGGACATGGCGGTCTCAGGGGCTGCAGGCGTCAACTTGGGTGGTACCATCTACTTGCTCGGCGGCGAGGAGAACGACATggattttttcaccaagccatCGCGCCTCATTCAGTGTTTTGACACGGCGTCTCAGAGTTGTCACATAAAACCGTACATGCTGCCGTTCGCCGGATGGATGCATGCCGCGGTCCACATGGATGTCATCTTCATCGTGGCGGAAGGAGACTCGCTGGTTTGCTACAACCCTTTGCTGGAGAGCTTCACCCGCCTGCGTTTCCCCGAAGCGTGGAGCTGTGTGCCGTCGCTGTGGAAAGTGGCCAGTTGCAATGGCTGCATCTATGTTTTTCGGGACAAATGTAAGAAAGGGGATGCGAAGACACTGAAGTTGAATCCGGCCACGTCGGTTGTCTCTGTTATCAGAGGTCTTAAAATCCTTTTGACAAACTGGCAATTTGTCTTGGCCTAA
- the kbtbd4 gene encoding kelch repeat and BTB domain-containing protein 4 isoform X2: MESSEEGGLSVGGEENYFQGYTFTDRSHSSRVVKSIMDLCLEDGLFADVTIAVDGKEFHLHRLVLSAQSSFFRSMFTSNLKESRNRCIELKDVSAAVFQLLVDYIYHGTIKLRVEELQDTYEMADMYQLTALFEECSRFLSRTVEVKNCLQVMWLADRHSDQELYTSAKHCAKIHLAQLHLTEEFLNLPLCLLLDIIKDGVPTSQNPTVAIESWINHNRVEREEFACILQENLKEIGENVHIYLIGKEDTRTHSLAVSLHCDEDDAISVSGQNSLCHQITAACKHGGDLYVVGGSIPRRMWKCNMHTMDWERCAPLPRDRLHHTMVSVPGEDAIYSLGGKTLQDTLSYAVIFYTVKDNMWTETSQLDMAVSGAAGVNLGGTIYLLGGEENDMDFFTKPSRLIQCFDTASQSCHIKPYMLPFAGWMHAAVHMDVIFIVAEGDSLVCYNPLLESFTRLRFPEAWSCVPSLWKVASCNGCIYVFRDKCKKGDAKTLKLNPATSVVSVIRGLKILLTNWQFVLA; the protein is encoded by the exons ATGGAGTCCAGTGAGGAGGGGGGTCTCAGTGTTGGAGGAGAGGAGAACTACTTCCAGGGCTATACCTTCACAGACCGCTCTCACTCCAGTCGGGTGGTGAAAAGTATCATGGACCTGTGCCTGGAAGATGGCCTATTTGCCGACGTCACCATTGCAGTGGACggcaaagaattccacctacaccGACTTGTGCTGTCGGCACAGAGCAGTTTCTTCCGCTCCATGTTCACCTCCAACCTGAAAGAGTCCCGTAACCGCTGTATTGAACTGAAGGATGTAAGCGCCGCGGTCTTCCAGCTGCTGGTTGACTACATTTATCATGGCACCATTAAACTGAGGGTGGAGGAGCTGCAGGACACCTACGAGATGGCAGATATGTACCAGTTAACGGCTCTCTTTGAGGAATGTTCTCGCTTTCTTTCACGGACCGTGGAGGTCAAGAATTGTCTCCAG GTGATGTGGCTTGCAGACAGGCACAGTGACCAGGAGTTGTACACGTCTGCCAAACACTGTGCTAAAATCCACTTGGCCCAACTTCATCTGACCGAGGAATTCCTCAACCTGCCGCTCTGTCTGCTCTTAGACATCATCAAAG atGGAGTTCCAACCTCCCAGAATCCAACTGTGGCTATTGAGTCATGGATAAATCACAACAGGGTGGAGAGAGAGGAGTTTGCATGCATCCTCCAGGAAAATCTCAAG GAAATCGGTGAGAACGTCCACATTTACCTGATCGGTAAAGAGGACACGAGGACTCACTCCCTCGCCGTGTCACTTCACTGCGACGAGGACGACGCCATCAGCGTTAGTGGCCAGAACAGCCTCTGCCACCAAATCACCGCCGCTTGTAAGCACGGCGGCGACCTCTACGTGGTGGGCGGCTCCATCCCCCGGCGCATGTGGAAATGCAACATGCACACCATGGACTGGGAGCGCTGCGCGCCGCTGCCCAGGGACCGCCTCCACCACACCATGGTGTCGGTGCCCGGCGAGGATGCCATCTACTCTCTCGGCGGGAAGACACTGCAGGACACGCTCTCCTACGCCGTCATCTTCTACACGGTAAAAGACAATATGTGGACGGAGACCAGCCAGCTGGACATGGCGGTCTCAGGGGCTGCAGGCGTCAACTTGGGTGGTACCATCTACTTGCTCGGCGGCGAGGAGAACGACATggattttttcaccaagccatCGCGCCTCATTCAGTGTTTTGACACGGCGTCTCAGAGTTGTCACATAAAACCGTACATGCTGCCGTTCGCCGGATGGATGCATGCCGCGGTCCACATGGATGTCATCTTCATCGTGGCGGAAGGAGACTCGCTGGTTTGCTACAACCCTTTGCTGGAGAGCTTCACCCGCCTGCGTTTCCCCGAAGCGTGGAGCTGTGTGCCGTCGCTGTGGAAAGTGGCCAGTTGCAATGGCTGCATCTATGTTTTTCGGGACAAATGTAAGAAAGGGGATGCGAAGACACTGAAGTTGAATCCGGCCACGTCGGTTGTCTCTGTTATCAGAGGTCTTAAAATCCTTTTGACAAACTGGCAATTTGTCTTGGCCTAA